The Carassius gibelio isolate Cgi1373 ecotype wild population from Czech Republic chromosome A19, carGib1.2-hapl.c, whole genome shotgun sequence genome segment TGGTCAACGTTACAGTAATCAGCAAAGTGAATGCAATGTGTTCGGAGATGGATGAATTCCAGCATCAGCTCTTAACCAATTATAGAAACGTCTAAAGATCTGATATGAAAGGGAACAAGCAAAAATGATGGAAATGACATTATACACTGAATATGTACTCACTAGCACCTACCTGTGATGAAACAGGGATGTATAACCCAACCAGGTGGGTAATCTGCATAGTGACTCAGGTATCTTGCCTGCAGGTACCCATTATAGATGCAGAAGACAAAGGCCAGGACAAACGAGATGAATGGTGTGGGTTTCCCTCCTTGAATTAAAAATGGGTAGATGAGGGACCTGTGAGAAATACATGCTTCAGTTCAAGTTAAAAAtacacactgctgttcaaaagtttaatgtgtttttaaaatgtctcttctgctcatcaaggctgcatttatttgaccaaaaatgcagaaaaagcagtaatattgagaaatattattatcatttaaaataatggttttctatttcaatatcatttaacatgtaatttattgctgtgatgtaaagctgaattttcagcatcatttctccagtcttcagtgtcacatgatccttcagaaatcatcaatATGccgatttattatcaatgttggaaacagttgtgctgcttaaaattaTTTGGAAGTGTGATACttatttcaggattatttgatgaataaagttaaaaagaaaagcatttatttaaaatagagatCCTTTCTTACAATTTAAGTCTTTATTATCacaatgaatacataaataaaataaaaaagtttaacgGTAGtgcatattgttacaaaatatttctattaggaataaatactgttatttttaactttttattcatcaaataatcctgaaaaaagtatcacaagtttaaaaaaaattgtaataaaaatagcAATAAGTGGCAAAAGTGTTGCCAACATTGTtaataaatcaacatattagaaggatttctgaatgatcacgtgacactgaagactggagtaatgatgctgacgaaaattcagctttgcatcacaggaataaattacattttaaagcatattaaaatagaaaaccattattataaattgcaataatatttcacaatattactgtttccccccctgtatttctgatcaattaaatgcagacataacgagcagaagagacttctttaaaaacatcacaaaacttactgatcccaaacttttgaatggcagtgtatatatagtgtataaaATAACCACTTGCAGGGGATATTTAGTTATTTGCTCACGCATGtccatatgtatatacatatttaatattattattattatttatgagttATATAACAAGGAAAAATCCCACCTTTGCACATAATGGCATAAGAACATGAGCAGAAGTAATTGGTTGGGCAGGTGCATTATCTTTGCACATGGACTCCACAGCAACAAACTCACAGGAAGCAGAAAAGCCGGCAGCTCCTGAACGAACCAGGCTACTCTGACATTCACAGGAAACCCATACCTGCTGGATGCATATCTGCCATAGGGGACGTGCTCAAAGAGTAAAGTCACCTGGGTTATGATTGCCATAACCATCATCAAGTACGACAAGCAATCCAAAACATACAGCTCTTGTTCCTCCGAGGAAAATAAAGTCTTCAGAAGAGCGTCCATAATTGCTAATCGAAATACTACTTCGGTAGAAGAAAGGTTCGAGTATTATTTTGT includes the following:
- the LOC127935090 gene encoding 3-oxo-5-alpha-steroid 4-dehydrogenase 1 translates to MDALLKTLFSSEEQELYVLDCLSYLMMVMAIITQVTLLFEHVPYGRYASSRYGFPVNVRVAWFVQELPAFLLPVSLLLWSPCAKIMHLPNQLLLLMFLCHYVQRSLIYPFLIQGGKPTPFISFVLAFVFCIYNGYLQARYLSHYADYPPGWVIHPCFITGSCMWFLGWIINMHSDHILRNLRKPGETDYKIPRGGMFEYVSGANFFGEIVEWAGFALAGHSIHSAAFALFTLIVLSSRGMAHHKWYLTKFEDYPKSRKALIPFVL